ACCCGCGGCCGGGTGACCGGCCGTTCGGGTGAGGGGATTCGCAAGAGTAGGAACTCGTCCGCCTTAGCCGTTGTCGACAGGCCGGGATCGATTGATGCGATCCCGCCGGCGCCCGGACCTCGGGAGCGCCGGTTTTTGGCTTTGCAACAGAGGAGGTTTCATGTCTGGACATCGACCAGCAAGATTGATTTTGGGGGCCGGACTGGCCGTGGGCATGCTTGTGAGCGGGGCGGCATTTGCCGGGTCGCAGAGCAGTGCGAGCGCCGGGCCGGGAATGCACGGCTCCTTCAATATGTACGCCAAGCCGTCGCACGGCCAAGGTACGATGCAGGGCTCGACCGCAACCGGCAGCAGCAGCGGTACGAAGCACAAGCGTAGCCTGTACGGCGAGGGCGGCATGCAGAGCCAGTTCGGTTCTTCGGGCATGGCCGCCAACGGCAGCGCGCAGGGCTCCAAGGGCTAGTCCTGGGCCGGCGGGGCCGTCCTGGCCCCGCCGCACCGGCGCGAGGCGTGCGTCTCGCGCCGGTTCCGTTCCCCGGGTGTCCGTCCGGGAGCGTCACTTCCCTCCGAGCAGATTCTCGACCAGCGCGACCCACAGCTCGATGCCGTGGGCGATGGCGGCGTCGTTGAAGTCGTAGGCGCAGCTGTGCAGCGAGGCCTCGTGCTCGGCGTCGCGGATGCCGAGCCAAAGGTAGGCGCCGGGCAGACGCTGGGTGAAGAAGGAGAAGTCCTCCGCGCCCATCGAGGGGGTGGGCGGGCGGTCGCTTTCGCGCAGGCCGTCCACGCGCGTGGCGGCGCGGCGCAGGTCGGCGACCTCGACGGCGTGGTTGAAGGTCACCGGATACTGTGGCTGGTAGTCGAGTTCGGCCTCCATGCCGTAGAGCGCGGCGACGCTCTGCGCGGTTTCTCCCATCGCCTCGCGGATGTTTGCCTGGGTGTCCGGCTGCAGGGTGCGCACGGTGCCGGCGATGTGCGCCTCAGCCGGGATCACGTTGTACGCGGTGCCGGCATGGATCTGGGTGACGGTGACCACGGCCGGGTCGGTCGGCGCGGCGATGCGCCGCGTGAGCCCGGACAATGCGGCGGTCAGCGCGGCCACGGCGCCGGCGGTGTCCTGGGTGCGGTGCGGCCAGCCGGCGTGCCCGCCGCGACCGCGCAGACGGATGTCCCAGGCATCGGAGGCGGCCATGCACGGGCCTTCGAGGATGGCGAACTCGCCCAGCGGCAGGTCGGGCCAGTTGTGCAGGCCGTAGATGCGTTCGATGCCGAAGTCCGGCCAGCGTGGGTCTTCGAGCATGGCGCGGGCGCCGGCCTCGCCTTCCTCGGCGGGCTGGAACACGAAGGCCACGGTGCCGGCGAAGTCGCGCCGGGTGGCCAGCGCGCCTGCGGCACCCAGCAGAATCGCGGTGTGGCCGTCGTGTCCGCAGGCATGCATCACGCCGTCGCGGGTGGAGCGGTGTTCGCGCTGCGCGCATTCGGTCAGCGGCAGGGCGTCCATGTCGGCACGCAGGGCGATGGTCGGCCCCGGACGTGCGCCCTGTAACAGGGCGACGACGCCGGTGCCGCCGATGCCGAATTGCGGTTCGTAGCCGGCCTCGCGCAAGCGTTCGAGCACGTAGGCGGAGGTGTCGAACTCGCGGTAGGCGAGTTCGGGATGGCGGTGCAGGTGACGGCGCCAGCCGATGGCGGCGTCGATGAATTCGGGGTGCGGATAGAGCTTGGTCATGTGTTGCAGACGCTCCGGTTGAGGGCCATGACGGCCACGGGAAACGACATGCATGCGGCATGCCGCCCATGCGGACGGCACGCCTCGAACCGTGCCGGGACGATTACTGAGCGTAGTACAGGCTTTGCGGCCAGATGTAGCCCAGCGGGCTGAGGTAATCCTTCACGCCGTGCAGCCGCGGGTCGTACTTGACCAGATAGCCGGGCGATGGCCGGAACAGCACCGGCAGCTGTTCGGCGACGTAATCCTGGTAGCGATACAGCGCCTTGAGGCCGGGATCGCTGGTCGAGGCACTGATCAGGGCGTCCATCTTGGGATCGCTGTAGTTGCCGTAGTTGGCGCCGCCGCCAGTATCGAACAGGCCGTCGCCGGTGGGGTAGTAGTCGGGGGCGTAGATCCAGGCCATCATCGCCGCCTGCCAGTGACCGCCGGGGCGCACCTCGGCCAGTTCCTGGTTGAAGGGCACCAGACGAATGCGCAGGTCGACGCCGATGGCGCGCCAGGTCTGCTTGATGATCTCGGCCTCGGCGATGCGGTGCGGCGTGCCGCTGGTGACCAGCAGGGTGAGCGTCAGGCGCTGCCCGTTCTTGCGCCGGATGCCGCCCGGACCCGGCATCCAGCCGGCCTCCGCGAGCAGCTTGCGCGCGCGGGCCGGGTTGTACTGAGCCTTTGGATGGGCATCGGCGGCGCGCTGCGCGGGCGAGAGATAGGTCGGCGGCACCGCCGGCACGGGGCCGAAGTTCGGCGTGCCGAGGCCGTGCAGCGCGGCCTGGATCAGCAGCGGCTGGTCGATGGCGAGCTGCAGGGCCTGGCGCACCTTGAGGTCGCGCAGCCAGGAGACGGCCGGGTTGTCGAAATTGAGCGCGATGTAGCTGACGTTGAAGCCGCCCGGATAGAACTGGCCCTTGAGGTCGGCGACCATGCGCTTGGCCGGGATCAGCGAGGGCGGGACGTGACCGAGCTGCAGCTCGCCGGTCTTGAGCGCTGCGAAGGCGGACTGGCTGTCGGTGTACATGTGGAGCACGAAGTGCTTGATGTGCGGTTGCGGCCCGGAATATTTCGGGTTGGCGACGAAGCTCATGTAGCGGCCGGCCACGTACTGGGCGAGGCGGTAGGGGCCGTCGGTCACCGCGGCCATCGCCGTCTGGTTCTGGCGCTTGACCAGTTCGTCCACCTTCATGTCGTGCCAGGCGTGGCGCGGCAGCGGGCGCAGCTGGGTCAGGCCGTTGAGCTCGAACCAGTGCGGATTGACCGGGTGGCGGGTCTCCACGCGCAGGGTGTCCGGCGAGGGCGCGGTTATCGATTTCACGATGCCGGGCATGCCGCCGATCCCGGCGTTGAGGTAGCGCGCGCCGTAGGCGCGGATCAGCTGGAAGTCGTAGATGACGTCGTCCGCGGTGACCGGGCTGCCGTCGGACCAGCGCCAGGGCTTGAGCTTGAGGGTGAACACCGTGTCGTGATCCGACACGGCGACCCCGCTGGCGATGCTGCGCGCGTAGTCCAGGCGCAGGTCGTTGCCCACCCACAGCAGATAGGGAAACATCAGCAGGATCGCCTGTTCGTTGCCCACCGAGTCGTTGTTCACCACGGGCAGCAGCGAGTTGACGATCATCGGTGCCGACAGACCGACGCCGGTACAGGTGGCCACGCTGTCCGGGGTCGCGGCACGGGCGGCGCCGCCGCAGGCGAGGATCAGGGAAAGGGCCGCGAGAGCGGCGCGCGTCGGCGAGCGGTGGAGCATGCGAGATCCTTGTTCGTTGTCGGAAGTGCGGTCGGGTTGCAAGCGCGGCGCCGGGGTCACAGGGTGACGGGCAGCGCCGCGCACAGTGCGCCGGGCAGCAGCTGGTGGCCGCTGGCACGGCGCTCGTAGCTGGAGGTGTCCTCCAGGCGATGGCGTTCGCGGCTCAGGGCGATGAGGTCGGGGCCGAGCAGGCTGTAGAGGCTGGCGTCGATGCGCATCGGCGCGAGCGGCGCGCGGATGCGGCCGTCCTCCACCCAGAAGCAGTCGTAGCGGGTCATCGCGGTGACGCGGCAGTGCGTCGGGTCGGAGAGGTTGGCGTACCACAGCCGCCCGAGGTACAGCCCGGTGCCCAGCGCGGCGAGGGCGTCGGCCTCGGCGAGGTCGCCTCCGTCCAGGGTCAGCGCGATGGGCATGCCGCTGTCGGAGTTGATCGTGCCGCCGTATTCGAGCGCGGCGCGGGGGCTGACCAGGGTGTCGCCCGCGCGGCCGTCGATCACGAGGTCGACGGCG
The Acidihalobacter prosperus DNA segment above includes these coding regions:
- a CDS encoding amidohydrolase, which codes for MTKLYPHPEFIDAAIGWRRHLHRHPELAYREFDTSAYVLERLREAGYEPQFGIGGTGVVALLQGARPGPTIALRADMDALPLTECAQREHRSTRDGVMHACGHDGHTAILLGAAGALATRRDFAGTVAFVFQPAEEGEAGARAMLEDPRWPDFGIERIYGLHNWPDLPLGEFAILEGPCMAASDAWDIRLRGRGGHAGWPHRTQDTAGAVAALTAALSGLTRRIAAPTDPAVVTVTQIHAGTAYNVIPAEAHIAGTVRTLQPDTQANIREAMGETAQSVAALYGMEAELDYQPQYPVTFNHAVEVADLRRAATRVDGLRESDRPPTPSMGAEDFSFFTQRLPGAYLWLGIRDAEHEASLHSCAYDFNDAAIAHGIELWVALVENLLGGK
- a CDS encoding peptide ABC transporter substrate-binding protein, whose amino-acid sequence is MLHRSPTRAALAALSLILACGGAARAATPDSVATCTGVGLSAPMIVNSLLPVVNNDSVGNEQAILLMFPYLLWVGNDLRLDYARSIASGVAVSDHDTVFTLKLKPWRWSDGSPVTADDVIYDFQLIRAYGARYLNAGIGGMPGIVKSITAPSPDTLRVETRHPVNPHWFELNGLTQLRPLPRHAWHDMKVDELVKRQNQTAMAAVTDGPYRLAQYVAGRYMSFVANPKYSGPQPHIKHFVLHMYTDSQSAFAALKTGELQLGHVPPSLIPAKRMVADLKGQFYPGGFNVSYIALNFDNPAVSWLRDLKVRQALQLAIDQPLLIQAALHGLGTPNFGPVPAVPPTYLSPAQRAADAHPKAQYNPARARKLLAEAGWMPGPGGIRRKNGQRLTLTLLVTSGTPHRIAEAEIIKQTWRAIGVDLRIRLVPFNQELAEVRPGGHWQAAMMAWIYAPDYYPTGDGLFDTGGGANYGNYSDPKMDALISASTSDPGLKALYRYQDYVAEQLPVLFRPSPGYLVKYDPRLHGVKDYLSPLGYIWPQSLYYAQ